One window of Quercus robur chromosome 12, dhQueRobu3.1, whole genome shotgun sequence genomic DNA carries:
- the LOC126709938 gene encoding 21 kDa protein-like, which produces MEGSYFSTLTAVMTLIVFATYMNQCLASRPIPTETNTQFIKTSCGATTYPELCFSSLSSYANEIQTSPKVLASTALSVALTTTRSTSETIAKLYKSQGLKPKEAAALSDCVEELSDSVDELENSIKEMGNAGGKSFGLQMNDIQTWVSSSLTDQDTCLDGLTTNGNVKNTVRNQIVNVAQMTSNALALINSYAATKNLN; this is translated from the coding sequence ATGGAAGGTTCATATTTTTCCACTCTAACTGCTGTCATGACCCTCATTGTGTTTGCTACCTACATGAACCAATGCTTGGCAAGCAGACCAATTCCCACAGAAACAAACACCCAATTCATCAAAACTTCATGTGGTGCCACAACCTATCCAGAATTGTGCTTCAGCTCCCTATCTAGCTATGCAAACGAAATCCAAACCAGCCCCAAAGTATTAGCCAGCACTGCCCTCTCTGTGGCACTCACAACCACCCGCTCTACTTCAGAAACAATAGCAAAGCTGTACAAAAGCCAAGGGTTAAAGCCTAAAGAGGCTGCAGCCTTGAGCGACTGTGTGGAAGAACTAAGTGACTCTGTGGATGAGCTCGAAAATTCCATTAAAGAAATGGGCAATGCAGGTGGAAAAAGTTTTGGGCTCCAAATGAATGATATTCAAACATGGGTGAGTTCATCTTTGACAGATCAGGATACTTGCTTGGATGGGTTAACTACGAATGGGAATGTCAAGAACACAGTGAGGAATCaaattgtgaatgttgcacaaATGACAAGTAATGCCTTAGCTCTTATCAACAGCTACGCTGCAACCAAAAACCTCAACTAA
- the LOC126710433 gene encoding elongation factor G-2, chloroplastic: protein MAAESVRVSASSACNFSFNGSQRRPTIPLSPARFLGLRPRRQSSSSSEFLATVRLNSISSKPSTSQSRRNFSVFAMATEESKRAVPLNDYRNIGIMAHIDAGKTTTTERILYYTGRNYKIGEVHDGTATMDWMEQEQERGITITSAATTTFWNKHRINIIDTPGHVDFTLEVERALRVLDGTICLFDSVAGVEPQSETVWRQADKYGVPRICFVNKMDRLGANFFRTRDMIVTNLGAKPLVIQIPIGSEDTFQGVVDLVKMKAIVWSGEELGAKFVYEDIPTDLQELAQEYRSQMIETIIDLDDQVMESYLEGVEPDEETIKKLIRKGTISSSFVPVLCGSAFKNKGVQPLLDAVVDYLPSPVDLPAMKGTDPENPELIIERAASDDEPFSGLAFKIMSDSFVGSLTFVRVYSGKLTAGSYVLNANKNKKERIGRLLEMHANSREDVKVALTGDIIALAGLKDTITGETLSDPENPIVLERMDFPDPVIKVAIEPKTKADVDKMATGLIKLAQEDPSFHFSRDEEINQTVIEGMGELHLEIIVDRLKREFKVEANVGAPQVNYRESISRISEVKYVHKKQSGGQGQFADITVRFEPMEAGSGYEFKSEIKGGAVPREYIPGVMKGLEECMSNGVLAGFPVVDVRAVLVDGSYHDVDSSVLAFQLAARGAFREGVRKAAPKMLEPIMKVEVVTPEEHLGDVIGDLNSRRGQINSFGDKPGGLKVVDALVPLAEMFQYVSTLRGMTKGRASYIMQLAKFDVVPQHIQNELSSAKEQVAA from the exons ATGGCGGCAGAGTCAGTGAGAGTGTCAGCTTCCTCAGCGTGCAATTTCAGCTTCAATGGCTCTCAAAGAAGGCCTACAATCCCTCTCTCTCCAGCTCGCTTTCTGGGTCTTCGTCCTCGACGAcaatcatcttcttcttctgagtTCCTTGCCACTGTGCGCCTTAACTCAATATCTTCCAAGCCCTCCACTTCGCAGAGCAGAAGAAATTTTTCTGTCTTCGCCATGGCCACTGAag AGTCAAAGCGTGCAGTACCATTGAATGATTATCGCAATATTGGAATTATGGCTCACATAGATGCAGGAAAAACTACCACTACCGAACGGATTCTTTACTATACAGGAAGAAACTATAAAATAGGGGAGGTACATGATGGAACAGCTACAATGGACTGGATGGAGCAAGAACAAGAAAGAGGGATTACCATAACTTCTGCTGCAACTACCACATTTTGGAACAAACACCGGATTAATATTATTGATACTCCTGGCCATGTTGACTTCACTCTTGAAGTGGAACGTGCTCTCAGGGTATTGGATGGCACTATATGCTTGTTTGATAGCGTTGCTGGTGTGGAACCACAATCTGAAACTGTTTGGAGGCAAGCTGATAAATATGGGGTACCCAGAATATGCTTTGTCAATAAAATGGATCGTCTTGGAGCAAACTTTTTCCGAACAAGAGACATGATAGTGACAAATTTGGGTGCTAAACCACTGGTGATTCAAATACCTATTGGTTCAGAAGATACTTTTCAGGGAGTTGTTGATCTTGTGAAGATGAAAGCTATAGTTTGGTCAGGAGAAGAGTTGGGTGCTAAGTTTGTCTATGAGGATATTCCAACAGATCTTCAAGAGCTAGCACAAGAGTATCGATCTCAGATGATAGAAACCATAATTGACTTAGATGATCAAGTTATGGAGAGCTACCTAGAAGGAGTTGAACCTGATGAGGAAACCATTAAGAAATTAATAAGGAAGGGAACCATCTCAAGCAGTTTTGTCCCAGTATTATGTGGCTCAGCTTTTAAAAATAAGGGTGTTCAACCATTGCTTGATGCCGTTGTGGATTATTTGCCTTCTCCAGTTGATTTGCCAGCAATGAAGGGGACTGACCCAGAGAACCCAGAACTGATAATTGAAAGGGCTGCAAGTGATGATGAGCCATTCTCTGGACTAGCTTTCAAGATCATGAGTGATTCATTTGTGGGTTCCCTTACATTTGTGAGGGTGTATTCAGGAAAGCTGACTGCTGGATCCTACGTACTGaatgcaaacaaaaacaaaaaagaaaggattggTAGACTTCTAGAAATGCACGCAAACAGCAGAGAGGATGTTAAGGTAGCTTTAACAGGTGACATTATTGCTCTTGCTGGTTTGAAAGATACCATTACAGGCGAAACACTGAGCGATCCTGAGAATCCCATTGTGCTTGAACGGATGGACTTCCCTGATCCTGTGATCAAGGTTGCAATTGAACCCAAGACTAAAGCTGATGTTGATAAGATGGCAACTGGGTTAATCAAACTTGCTCAAGAAGACCCTTCTTTTCACTTCTCACGGGATGAAGAGATCAACCAGACAGTGATTGAAGGAATGGGAGAATTGCACCTTGAGATTATTGTCGATCGACTCAAGAGGGAGTTTAAG GTGGAAGCTAATGTTGGTGCGCCTCAAGTAAACTACCGAGAAAGTATTTCTAGAATCTCAGAAGTGAAGTATGTGCACAAGAAACAGTCAGGTGGGCAAGGTCAGTTTGCTGACATCACTGTACGGTTTGAACCCATGGAAGCAGGTAGCGGATACGAGTTCAAAAGTGAAATAAAGGGAGGTGCAGTGCCCAGAGAATACATTCCAGGGGTGATGAAAGGATTAGAGGAGTGTATGAGTAATGGTGTGCTTGCAGGATTTCCTGTTGTTGATGTACGTGCTGTGCTAGTAGATGGATCTTACCATGATGTCGATTCAAGTGTCCTGGCATTTCAGCTGGCAGCCAGAGGAGCTTTTCGTGAAGGGGTGAGGAAGGCTGCCCCAAAGATGCTTGAACCCATTATGAAAGTTGAAGTTGTCACACCTGAGGAACATTTAGGAGATGTGATTGGTGATCTAAACTCAAGGAGAGGTCAGATCAACAGCTTTGGTGACAAACCTGGCGGTCTCAAG GTGGTTGATGCACTCGTCCCACTGGCAGAGATGTTTCAGTATGTCAGCACACTCCGGGGGATGACAAAAGGCCGTGCATCCTATATCATGCAATTAGCCAAGTTTGATGTTGTCCCTCAACACATCCAGAATGAACTCAGCTCTGCCAAGGAGCAAGTTGCTGCTTAA